A single region of the Macadamia integrifolia cultivar HAES 741 unplaced genomic scaffold, SCU_Mint_v3 scaffold566, whole genome shotgun sequence genome encodes:
- the LOC122069264 gene encoding SKP1-like protein 14 yields MVGGSILLKSSNGYAYVASEGVSLFSETIREHMHKHNSMDIEITIPKVSREVVAEVIKFCEMHAFETSVFRDENEIKKWDSEFVNHFDEATLLGLGIAAEFLQIKRLQMLIATKIPRDGKTCTETSLPLKKRKWHHVKNTNGRSFRLKRKIEDGFDQI; encoded by the coding sequence ATGGTGGGTGGTTCTATCCTTTTGAAGAGCTCTAATGGATATGCCTACGTAGCTAGTGAAGGGGTATCTTTATTTTCAGAAACGATCCGTGAACACATGCATAAGCACAATTCCATGGATATTGAGATTACGATTCCAAAAGTGTCCCGTGAAGTAGTAGCAGAAGTCATCAAGTTCTGTGAGATGCACGCATTCGAGACTTCTGTTTTCAGAGACGAAAATGAGATCAAGAAATGGGATTCTGAGTTTGTTAATCATTTTGATGAAGCTACCTTGCTAGGTCTCGGCATTGCTGCTGAGTTTCTACAAATAAAGAGACTGCAGATGCTGATTGCAACCAAGATACCAAGAGATGGAAAGACATGTACCGAAACAAGTTTACctttaaagaagagaaaatggcaTCATGTAAAGAACACCAATGGTAGAAGTTTTCGATTGAAACGAAAAATTGAAGATGGATTTGATCAGATTTGA